actttttaaatTGGGTTCAGTGGATAGTGTGCCCTCAGTAAAATACCACAAGGTGGATGGCACCACAACAGACCCAGTCTGGGCAAAATGTAGATCAGTTTAAGTTATTAATTTGCTTAAGCAGTCAAATGTGCATCATGTTAGCCGTGACAGGCTCACTGGAGACTGACCTAGAATTTTTGATCACCGCACCGACTTTTACAATGAATGAGTTACCACGGGCATTATGATTGGACAGCTTGCATTCTTTTGTATTGCATTATCTGCCGGAGCCAGAGGCGAATAGGAGTGGCTGCTTTCATGGGAGAGGCATTAAGAAAGTTGTAACATTCTTCTAACTTTTGTTTAGTTGTGGTAGGACCTTCAATATGTAAAAAGCTGAGCCAATATAGATTGATACAGTGACTTTGGACTTTGCTTAAGTTACTAAATGAGCTCCATACAATGTTCTTATATGACCTAATCAGTTCAACTTATTGTATTTATCACCTAGGGTGAAGCCTTTCGTTCATTAACATGGGTATCCACGGATTGATGACCTATATTGGAGAAAATCGTACATTTTTTAATAACGTCAAGTTGCAAAATACAAAAATTGTAATCGATGGCAATAACTTATTTCACAGACTTTACTTTGACTCTGGTCTTGATCTGAAGCACGGAGGTGAATATGATTTGTTTACTGACTTCATCTGCAAGTTCTTTGAAGCCCTGTCTCTCTGCAACATTACACCATATGTGGTGTTTGATGGTGGATGTGACTGTACCGATAAGAAGTTTGAAACTATCAAACAGCGTGCCAGGGAGAAAATCCAAAAGGCACGCGTTATTTCGCGAGGTGGTGGCGGGACGTTACTGCCGCTGCTCGGCCCAGAGGTTTTTAAGCAAGTTTTAATGCATTTGCAAGTGCCTTTTGTCCAGTGTCATTCGGAAGCAGACCGTGACATTGTAACTCTCGCTAATCAGTGGACCTGCCCTGTTCTCTCACTAGACAGTGACTTCTGTGTCTTTGATTTGAAGGCTGGTTATTGTCCCCTCAATTACTTTAAATGGCGAAACATAATTACTCATAAAGACCACCCCGGCTCCTACCTTTCAGTCCAGTGTTTCTCCATTGAGAATTTCTGCAATCATTTTAGCCACATAAACAAAGCTCTTCTTCCTCTATTTGCGGTGTTGAATGGCAACGATTACGTGAACCTTTCTTCCCTGGAGACCTTTTTTGCTCGAGTTCGTTGCCATGCAAGGACTTCTGCTTCCACGGGAAGGAAAAACATGCGGATTCAAGGGCTCCTCAGCTGGCTGTCCAGATTTACTGATGCAAAGGAGGCTGTTGAAAATGTTCTGACATACCTCAAACAAAACGAACGCGAAGAGGTCCGCAAAGTTCTGTACTCCCTGATGGATGAATATACCCCCTCCGAAGtggatcttgcaaagttctttcagAATAGAGATGTGAGACCCCACATACCCACTGCATTGGCCAGCAAAGCCCCCGAATGGGTGTGCCTTGCTCTGATCAAAGGAGAGTTGGCCCCATTTCTTAGTGACTGCTTGATCTTAAAGAGGATGTTTTTGCAAACCCAGGTGGAGAATGCAGGCAGACCCAGCAGTAATAGGTGCTCGTTGCATATTCGCCAGGTTATGTACGGACTGCTGCTGTATACCAACGAGCCTTGTCCTgacataacagatgtgttgagcaACATGTCGGGAGAGGTGGGCACTGAGGAATACAGCAAAGTGCACTGTGTGGAGGAATTCGATCGACACGAGCAAACACTGAGAAAAACTAGTGTTCGAGTGGTGCTGAAAAGATTTAACTCAAATGAAATCTATTCTTTGCAAAGACTACCCGAGGTGAGTGTACACATATAATATAAAGCGGAATATAAGAACTGAAGGTATACAATACGAAGGTACACACGGCACggcagaacagtggttagcactgctgcctcacagcgccagggacccggattcaattcctggcttgggtcactgtgcagagtctgcacgttctccccgtgtctgcgtgggcttcttccgggtgctccagtttcctcccacagtctgaaagacatgctggttaggtgcattggccatattaagttctccctcagtgtaccccgaccaagtgccggagtgtggcgactagggattttcacagtaacttcattgtagtgtgaatgtaagcctacttgtgacaataaataaacctttacacAATGCCATATACTTGACTTGTGTGGAGGGAGGTTTATTTAAGTCATAACCACCCCTGCATTGATCGCAATATTTCTTGAACTTTAGAGTTTTTTGGTAAAATTACCTGCATCAAAGCTGTGTCTGAAATATCTTTCATTTCAGCTCTGTTCACTGTATCAGGTTCTCCAGATTGCTGCCCACTGTTCACCTATGTGCAAATTAAAGTTTCCTACTTTCACTCACCAACGTgacatttttattttgaaagcCACGCATCCAacagtatttctgtgtgagattgACATCTTGTGCCTAATAACAGGCTCTTTTACCCGTGGATCCACCTCTATTTGAGTTGAGACAAGTTAGCCTAACTTCATGTGACACCCCTACATTTTACACAGCCAACATCTAGTTTTGTATTGACGTATTTCCCGTATCATTTGTACCTTATACCAAAAACAGAATTGTATGGAAATGCGCACCAGTCTAGACTTTGAAATTTGGCGAGTGTCCAGTTTAAGTTAAGTTCAGCTATTTTAAATTCATGTGAAGTACTTGTTGAAATTGTCCAGGTTTCTGCAAATTCTGCTTTCATCACGGGGTTTATATCTTATAACTTTAAAAATTCCTCATTCAAACTCTCGGCTTTTAGATGTGTTTTGTTAACACTCTTGCCAATTTGTGTGTCAGATTCGGGGTCTCCTGTCGTGTGTTTCGTggaggtggctcgccattggtcgagtggtgggatcttctggtccggcGCTGTTGGCGGGTTTTCCCATTTTCCCACCACCAGCGAGAAACCTGCAGTAGGGGTTtgccatcagcaggaccagaaaatcccaccagcgagaTTGGCAGGAAAATTCCAGGCAATATTGGGGGGGAAAGAAATCCAGAAAGTGCTCtgcacatctggcagcatctgtggagagagacaatgAAACGTGAACTCtgattctatctccacagatgctgccagatctgctgagtatttcataCAAATTCGTAGActtttcagccccttgagcctgctccgccattcagtaacatCATGTCTAATCTGACTGTTGCCTCAACGCCACTATCCTGCCTGACCCCGCTactctttgattcccttgttagacaagaatctacctctgcttttaaaaaacattcattGACTCTGCTTCTATCACTCTTGGGGAAGAGAGTTCAATGGACTCCCGAGCCTCAGAAAAAAATTCTTTTCAtcttccactttttaaaaaatatttaagtaAATCTCCAGTATTTTGTTTCTCTTTCAGATTTGCATCCTCCACAGTATTTAGGCAGTAAGCCATTCTGTTAATTAACAATTCCTTCTGAGCTGTAACCGTGTGTTTGGATTGATTTATTAGAGAATCCTGATTAGCATGTTATCTTTTGCAGGTTTCCACATTAGACAGAATCAACTTTCTACTGGACATCCTGAGCGCGAAAtctgatgtgctggccttgccagctcacctgcaGTTAACAGTTGCCGTAACCTGCTCCTGGGTAGTCCATGTTGAACCCAGAGTGACATTGCATCATCTTCAGGCTTTGCTGCTTTGCATTGTAACTGGAGAACTGCATAAATTAATACACAAGCCAGGTAAATAGAAACTATGTAAAACAAATCATATGCGTGGAGGCATCCATTTATGAGTTTGAATATGACAGCGGAGCCTGACTGCAGACCCGAATGGCTTTTCACAGTGCAAGCAAGGATGAATTATCGTTTTTGTTGGGATTGCCTAGTCTTTCTAGCTGACCTTTTGTCCCTAGCTGCCTGCATTTTGTTGTTACAAAGGAAATGCCACCACTACTTGAGATGGTTCCCTAGGTAtttcttatttgatttgattttattattgtcatatgtattagtgtacagtgaaaagtattgtttcttgtacaaaacataccatacatagagaaggaaaggagaaagtgcagaatatagtgtaacagtcatagctagggtgtagagaaaatcattttaaatgaagtaggtccattcaaagatctgacagcagcagggaagaaactgttcttaagtcggttggtacgtgtcctcagacttttatatcttttccccaatggaagaaggtggaagagagcatgtccagggtgcgtggggtcattgattatgctggctgcttttccaagtcagcgggaaatgtagacagagtcaatggatgggaggctgatttgtgtgagggactgggctttgttcacaatcctttgtagttttttgcggtcttggacagagcaggagccataccaagttgagaTACAATccgaaatctggaattaaaagtctaatgatgaccattaaaccattgtcgattgttgtaaaaatcgatcttattcactaatgtcctttttagggaaagaaatccgctgtccttacccggtctggcctacacgtgactccagagccacaacattgtggttgaccctcaaatgccctctgaaatggagggcagttagggacgggcaataaatgctggtccagccagtgacactccgatcccttaaatgaataaacacaaacaaaagaatgctttctgtggtgcgtctgtaaaagttggtgagagtcgtagctgacatgccaaatttctttatctttctaagaaagtagagacgttggtgggctttcttaattaagcCCTTAactaactccactttcttgtgCATGTCTGTGATGGACGTGCCACATTTCCTTAGGTTT
The DNA window shown above is from Mustelus asterias chromosome 2, sMusAst1.hap1.1, whole genome shotgun sequence and carries:
- the aste1b gene encoding single-strand DNA endonuclease ASTE1: MGIHGLMTYIGENRTFFNNVKLQNTKIVIDGNNLFHRLYFDSGLDLKHGGEYDLFTDFICKFFEALSLCNITPYVVFDGGCDCTDKKFETIKQRAREKIQKARVISRGGGGTLLPLLGPEVFKQVLMHLQVPFVQCHSEADRDIVTLANQWTCPVLSLDSDFCVFDLKAGYCPLNYFKWRNIITHKDHPGSYLSVQCFSIENFCNHFSHINKALLPLFAVLNGNDYVNLSSLETFFARVRCHARTSASTGRKNMRIQGLLSWLSRFTDAKEAVENVLTYLKQNEREEVRKVLYSLMDEYTPSEVDLAKFFQNRDVRPHIPTALASKAPEWVCLALIKGELAPFLSDCLILKRMFLQTQVENAGRPSSNRCSLHIRQVMYGLLLYTNEPCPDITDVLSNMSGEVGTEEYSKVHCVEEFDRHEQTLRKTSVRVVLKRFNSNEIYSLQRLPEVSTLDRINFLLDILSAKSDVLALPAHLQLTVAVTCSWVVHVEPRVTLHHLQALLLCIVTGELHKLIHKPDNSSSVERSVRIVYDRLCQLRPRKQQMVNLDLDVAHVFCQWQSCLLMGIYLNQLLCCPLPVPDIKCLYRGSFVHNLYKELKSKVAAEDLLRGSLTAAEVYHELLHALTTMIPADFFQKKKKSKSRDKLKAKQTTDSTGSSTSKEHQLPPVWTDANNQFAVLSVEDFG